Part of the Myxococcota bacterium genome, TCTGGTGCTCCTCCTCCTGGTGATCACGATCGCGAGTCTGCGTGTCCGCGAACGGAGGTCGTGAGCTTCTGTCCGTTCAGCCGAGCGCGTCGGTCCGCGACGGCGGACGCAGCGTCGTCATCCGGCGCCATGTGCCGAGTCGCTCGATCCAGTAGAGCGCGTGGATCCCGAGCGCCAGGGTTCGCTGCTTCCAGGCAGGCCAGCCGAGTATCGCGCCCATGCGCGCCATCACCGCGAGGCTGACGTCTCGGTAGGTGCGGATCTCCGCCTGCGCGT contains:
- a CDS encoding ferritin-like domain-containing protein; translated protein: AQAEIRTYRDVSLAVMARMGAILGWPAWKQRTLALGIHALYWIERLGTWRRMTTLRPPSRTDALG